The following nucleotide sequence is from Armatimonadota bacterium.
TAACAATATACTACCGCATGGAAGTTCAAAACTCAATCTTTAACATTTCTTTCGAACTTCTGTCATGTGGTTTCCCGACCTTCGGGTTTTCAGCAACCGCCACTTTTTATTAGATGTGTTGATTGTTTGGACATAAGATGCGGCTTCTTTAATTGGCGGGTAGACTGCCTTTGGGTAAAGCCCAACCCCCAAGCAAAGGATAGCAAGAATCAACATTGAAATCACAACAGTTAGAGGTGCTTCTCGAACAGATGTATCAGCAACTGCTTCGCTTTCTTTACCCCAGAATATGTTTTTAGCAGCTTTCAAAAGCACCACAAGCGTTACCAAGCTAGCAGCTATACCAAATCCAACAGCCCACCAGTTACCTGCATCTGCGCCAGCGACGAACAGCGCAAGCTTGCTATGGAAACCATTAAGAGGAGGAATACCAGAAACCGCCAGCGCTCCTATAAAGAAGCAAAAGCTTGTGATAGGCATTTTCTTTGCGAGGCCACCTAGCTGGGAAATATTTCGCATCCCAGTAGAGTAGATTACCGCACCCGCCGCAAGGAAAAGCAAAGCCTTTGCAATAGCGTGATTTACCATGTGAAAAAGTCCAGCATATATACCCAACTGCGTACCTATTCCAAATCCCATAAGTATATAGCCTATTTGGCTGACGGATGAATATGCAAGCATCCGCTTTAAGTCATCCTGTGCTAGAGCCATGAGATCTCCGATTACAAGCGTGAATACACCAAGTCCAAGTGCAAACATCGCGACAGGCGAGAAACTAGGATAGAAAATTGTAACTGTTCTCACAAGAGCATACATCGCGACCTTAATCATCACGCCCGAAAGAAGCGCCGAAACTGGTGTTGGCGCTTCTGCATGAGCATCTGGCAACCATGGATGAAATGGCGCAACTCCGGCTTTCGTTCCAAACCCAATAATCAGAAAAGCCGAGGCAAGAACTATTGTTGTAATGGGAAAGCTGCTGGCATGTAGTTTTAGTTCAGATATTAGCAATCCCTTGGCTCCCCCTACCCCAGGCAGGTTTGAGCCGGTGGCATATAAAAGCACGCAACCAAAAAGCGAGAAAGTTATGCCTACGGTAAGCAGCATTAGATACTTGTAACCAGCTTCCAGCGCTCGCTTATCCCAATAAAATGCAACAAGAAGGCCACTTGCAATAGTGCTTGCTTCAACTGCCACATATAACATAATTATATTGTTAGAGAGGCATGCCCAGATCATGGTAGAAATAAAAAGCATTAGCCAGCCGTAAAAAGCTGTTAATCTACCACTGGTGGTTGTATGCGGAAGCCCACCTTCTTTTACTTGATGCCGCATGTATTTAAGGGAATAAACAACTGCCACAAAGCTAACAAGCGAGACCATGCTTATTAGCAAAGCGCTCAAAGAATCAGCATATAGCTGTGTTTCAAAGGAAGTTAAAATCTCGCCATGTAGTGTTTTATATCCAATTATCACGGACAATATCAAAGCAAAGGTAACGCCTGCAAAAGCCAGGGTCTCACGCAACCATGAAACAAATCTTCCGAAAGCAAATATTAGGAGCGCCGTTGCAGTCGGAACAAAAATTACTAACGCTGGCAATACCGAAGCCGTTTCTACAGCCGAATGATTCATACCGCACCTCTACCAGTGTAACTCTGAGAGTTTGAATGTATCTGTCGTGCCGAATTTCGACCGGATTCCGCCGATGATGTAAAGCAATAAGTAGACTGTCACTACTACTTCGGTGGCGATACCGGCAAGCGCCGTTTCGCGAATCGTAGGCGCAAGGCTAACCAAGCTCAGATGCACGCCATTCTCCAAAAGACAAAGGCCAATAACCGTCTTTATGGCATCACGCCTAGTCAAGATGGCATATAGTCCCAGCACAAATACAGTGAATGCTACAGCAAGGTTGGTATTGGCAATCTCCGCCAATTCCTGGGTCTGCGCTACAAACAAACTTGCATGCATATGAGTAAGTTTGTACATGACAGCGAGCAGCGCAATCAGTATAACCGCTGAAGGGCCAAAGCCAATGAGGGGTTTTGTTTCCTGCTCATGACCAGCGGTTGCATTCCAAAGAAACCATGGCACTAGTACCGCCTTTGTAATAAGTGCAGTAACCGCCCAGTAAAGCAATGCCGAGTTCTGAGTAGAATATGCAAAAAGTAGTCCACATATCAGCAATGCCTGTGCTAGATATGCAACGGTAGAATGGCGTAAATTCCTAGCTTCAACAGCTGCAAAGCTTGTTAGAATCATTAGCAAGCTTAGTGTATGAATTAATTCGGGACTAATGTGTGTCATTGTCTACACTCCAATTACCGCAAATGCTAGTGCTGCAAAAGCCACAAACAATACCCTAGCCATATAGTTCATTAATTGGTCAATCCTCAATCTAGGATTTACCACATCAATTACAGCAACCAGAATCAGAAGTATGAGGACTTTTACCAAGCCAATTAAGAAAG
It contains:
- a CDS encoding NADH-quinone oxidoreductase subunit K is translated as MTHISPELIHTLSLLMILTSFAAVEARNLRHSTVAYLAQALLICGLLFAYSTQNSALLYWAVTALITKAVLVPWFLWNATAGHEQETKPLIGFGPSAVILIALLAVMYKLTHMHASLFVAQTQELAEIANTNLAVAFTVFVLGLYAILTRRDAIKTVIGLCLLENGVHLSLVSLAPTIRETALAGIATEVVVTVYLLLYIIGGIRSKFGTTDTFKLSELHW
- a CDS encoding oxidoreductase — translated: MNHSAVETASVLPALVIFVPTATALLIFAFGRFVSWLRETLAFAGVTFALILSVIIGYKTLHGEILTSFETQLYADSLSALLISMVSLVSFVAVVYSLKYMRHQVKEGGLPHTTTSGRLTAFYGWLMLFISTMIWACLSNNIIMLYVAVEASTIASGLLVAFYWDKRALEAGYKYLMLLTVGITFSLFGCVLLYATGSNLPGVGGAKGLLISELKLHASSFPITTIVLASAFLIIGFGTKAGVAPFHPWLPDAHAEAPTPVSALLSGVMIKVAMYALVRTVTIFYPSFSPVAMFALGLGVFTLVIGDLMALAQDDLKRMLAYSSVSQIGYILMGFGIGTQLGIYAGLFHMVNHAIAKALLFLAAGAVIYSTGMRNISQLGGLAKKMPITSFCFFIGALAVSGIPPLNGFHSKLALFVAGADAGNWWAVGFGIAASLVTLVVLLKAAKNIFWGKESEAVADTSVREAPLTVVISMLILAILCLGVGLYPKAVYPPIKEAASYVQTINTSNKKWRLLKTRRSGNHMTEVRKKC